The sequence TGGGCGGCGCGACGCGAGAGGCGCTGACCTGCCGCGTTGCCGCAACGTTGACCCACGCGACGTCGATGACCATCGCCTGCGACGATCCGATCGAGTACGACTGCGACCACGACGACACGCCGAAGCGCCAGGCCGCCCACGAGCGCTCCCACGTCGCCAGCGTCCAGGCACTACTTGGCAGCGTCGCGACCGAGGGCAGCGCGCTCACCTACCGCGACGACACCCGCGAGCGCTGTATGATCGATCGGCTCGAGACTCTGCGAACCGAGACCGAGAGCGACATCGTCGCCGTCGTCGGCGTCGATCACCTCGAGACGCTGGCGGACGCGCTGTCGGCGTAGGCCGGTCGAGTCGCTTTTCGCGGCTGTCGTCGCCGCATCGGCAGTCTTCACTTCGGACGAGGAGAGGGTTCGTCGCCGCCGTCGTCACTTCGGACGCGACGGATGCTGACGATCGACGAGAAGAAGGTTACCGCTTCGCGGGCGGTTCGATCAGGATTTCGCCGTCGCTCGAGACCGTCACGTAGTGGTCGCGGACGGTGAAGTCGAGCGAGCCGCCGCTTCGCTGGCGGCCGTCGTGGCGCGGGCGGAAGAGTCTGTCCAGAGCCTCGGGATCGATGGCGTCGTACAGCGAGACGTACCCGTCGGTGACGTCGGTACCCATGCAGTCGGCCAGCGCGTGGCTCACGGTCGTGCTGAGCCTGGCCGAACCGTCCGGGTCGTGCGTTGCGCGGTAGACCGATGGAGAGCGAGACTGCGAGGCGGGGGAGTGAGTAGGGTTTCCGTGCATGACTGTTCGTCGTCCCTGCCCACTGTGTGCTTGAAGACTAAAAGCGTAATCGTTCATTACTCGGCTATTTTGACGGATGTATTGGATATTCATTGGTCAATGTGACAGTCTATTTTTCGAGAATGGCGAATCGAAGGGCACAGGGCCGACTCGAGGAAGGGTTCTCGGTCGACTTCGACGAGGCGGTCCCCGACCGTCGAGGCGGCGACCGGAATCGAGACCGATGCGACGGGCTCACCGGCGGAGCGCCGAGATGCAGTTCCAGCAGTAGGTGAACGTCTGGTCGGCTTCGTTCCGGACGCCGCAGTGGGGACAGCGGATCGTCTCGCCGTCGAACTCTAGGTCGTAGTCGCCCTCGGGGTCGTCGGGGTCGCCGATATCGTCGACCGCGCGCGGATACCGGTCCGGTCCCGGCGGGGTGCGGGAACTCGCGCGGTCAGGGTCGGCGAACGAGGGCGAACCCGTGCTGTCGCCGTCGTCCCCGCGGAGGTAAACGTAGTACAGTACCAGGTGCAGGAGGGCGAACAAGACCACGTAGCCGATGAGCCAGCCCCAGAGCTCCATCAGTATGCGATAGGTTCTCAAGGCACTTGGATATTCCCCGCCTCAGGAATCGCTGAGAGTCAGAATGGAACGACTAACAGGCTCGACGACCGGTCAGCGGAGGTCGCGTTGGAACTCGTCGAAGACCTCGAGGTCGTCGGGGAGGTCGTACTCGATGCGGCGCTGCTCCTGGCGGTTGACGCCGGCCTCGTCGATCGGGGTGGCGGCGTCCTCCCAGCCGGGCTTGATCTTGACGCTCTTGGCGGGCGTGCCGATGGCGATGTGGTGGGCGGGAACGTCGTTCTGGACGATGCCGCGCGCGCCGACGATGGCGTTCTCGCTGACTTTACAGCCCGCGCGGACCATCGCGTCGTAGGTGAGGCGGACGTCGTCCTCGACGATCGTGTGGTAGTTGCGGACCTCCGTCTGATCGACGACGTCGTGGTCGTGGCTGTAGATGTGGACGCCGTCGGAGATCGAGACGCGGTCGCCGATGGTCAGCTTCCCGCGGTCGTCCAAGTGGACGTCGTCGTGGACGATGGTGTTGTCGCCGATCGTGATGTTGTGGCCGTAGGTGAACGAGATCCCCTTGAAGAAGCGACAGCCGTCGCCGCAGTCCTCGAAGAGGTGATCGGCGAGCATCCGGCGGAATCGGAGCGCGAACTCGACGTTGTCCGCGATCGGCAGGCTGTCGAACTGCCGCCACAGCCACTGGAGGTGCTTCGAGCGGCGGAACTTTTCTTCGTCCTTCTCGGCGTAGTACTCGCTCTCGAGGGTCGTGTTACAGGGGTCGTAGCTCTGTAACCGAACGCGCTCGGCCGGCGAGACCGACTCACCATCCTGCCAGCGCTCGTAGGCCTCGCGGTCGCCCGAGAGATCGATCAGGACGTCCTCGACGACCGAACAGGTGTCCTCGTCGCTCGAAAGTCGTCGGTCAACCTCGTCGATGAACTCGCGCATTCCCGCCTCCGCTTCCCCGGGGAGCGAGACGTACCGCTTTGTCATAGTCTGAGGTATTGTCGCCGTGTTAATAGGAGATTCGATTGAATAATCGGCTTGCTGGATCGGTCCTGAACCGCGAGAAACTGGCGAGCGGGCCCGTCGGCGGCGATAGTACCGGAGACGCCCTCAGGGAAGTATTGCTCGTACCGGATGTAGCCTCGAGGCACTGGCGCGAGTTCTGCGTGCCAATTGGCCCAGTGAACACGAGGCGTCGCAGTGAACGACGAGACATCGGAACCGCCGACCGCTCGGTCGGTCGGCTGCGACGACAGTCACCGTAACCCGGGAAAACCCTCAATTCCGTGTCAGTCGTACGCCTGGTACGCGCGCCCCGTTCGTCGGCGCACGGGTATCCAATGAGTGAACAACGTCAGCGAAAACCGAAGGGCATCGATCCGGAGTACGACCACCTCCGGGAGGACGGCGTCGACGAGGAGCGCCTCGAGTCGCTGCTCTCCGAGTACACGCTCCGCCGGGACGAACACGAGAACGCGCCCGGATTCGTGATCCGCCCGGACGACATCCAGGAGGTGCTGGCGCTGTTGCGCGACGAAGCCGGCTTCGACCACCTTTCGTGTATCACCCCCCAGGAGTACGAGGATCGCTACGAGTCGATCCTCCACCTCACGAAGTACGGGAACCGCACCCACGAGGTGACGCTGGTGGTCCAGCTCCCGAAGCACGACCCCGTCTGTCAGACCGCTGAACCCGTATTTCGGACGGCCGACTGGCACGAGCGGGAGGCCTTCGACCTCGTCGGCATCGAGTACGAGGGCCACCCCAACCCGCGACGGATCCTCCTGCCGGAAACGTGGCAGGGCCACCCGCTCGCGCTCGACTACGACCAGGAGAAGCCCCAGGTCGTCAAATACACCGAACACGCCAATCCGATCCAGCCGGACCACCACGAGGCCGAGAGCGACACGATGTTCCTGAACATCGGCCCCCACCACCCGGCGACCCACGGCGTGCTCCACCTCGAGACGGTGTTAGACGGCGAGACGGTCGTTGACGTCGACCCCGACATCGGCTACCTCCACCGCTGCGAGGAGCAGATGTGCCAAAACGGCACATACCGCCACCAGATCATCCCCTACGCGGATCGCTGGGACTACACCGCGAACCTCCCCAACGAGTGGGCGGTCGCCCGCGCCATCGAGGACCTCGCGGACATCGAGGTCCCCGAGTACGCCCAGATCCTGCGGACCATGTCCGTCGAGTTCGGGCGGATGCTCGGTCACTTCCTCGCGGTCTCGACGTTCGCGCTGGACGTCTACGGCGACTTCACCGCCATCTTCCAGTACGGCATGCGCGATCGGGAGGTCGTCCAGGACATCCTCGAGGACCTGACCGGCCAGCGGATGATGTTCTACTTCTTCCGGCTGGGCGGGGTCGCCTGGGACCTCCCCGAACCGCGCGAAGAGTGGATCGAGAAGTGCCGGGACTTCCTCGACGAACTCCCGTCCAAGGTCGACGAGTACCACGACCTGCTCACCGGCAACGAAATCTTCCAGCTTCGAACGATAAACACCGGCGTTCTCGAGCCCGAGGTGGCGAAGGACTACGGCTGTACGGGGCCCGTCGCTCGCGGCTCGGGCATCGACTATGACGTCCGCCGGGACGATCCCTACGGCTACTACGACGAACTCGAGTGGGACGTCGTCACCGAAGACAGCTGCGACAACCACGCGCGGGTCCTCGTGCGCCTTCGGGAGGTCGAGGAGTCGGCTAAGATCATCGAGCAGTGTCTCGACCTGCTCGAGGACTGGCCCGAGGACGAGCGGACCGTCCAGAGCAACGTCCCCCGGACCCTCAAGCCGGACGCGGGCACCGAAACCTACCGCGCCGTCGAGATCGCCAAGGGCGAACTCGGCGTTTACGTCCGCTCGGACGGCTCGAACTCGCCTGCCCGGTTCAAGATCCGCAGCCCGTGTTTCCACAACCTCTCCGCGCTGCCGGAGATGGCAAACGGCGAGTACGTCGCCGACCTGATCGCCTCGCTGGGGAGTCTCGATATCGTCCTCGGAAGCGTCGACCGCTGAGATCCGCAGTTCTCGAGCGCCTCACTCGGTTCTCGGCTGTTCGTCGCCGCCGTCTTCCTCGACGTACTCGAGACAGTGGTTTCGCGCGGTCCGGATGTGATCGACAGTTTCTCCCGACGCCTCCTCGGCTACCCCGTCGAGTTTCTCCGCGAGTTCGACGACCCGATCGACCTTCGACGCGGCGTAACCGCCGACGAAATCGAGAACAGTTAACTGCGACGTCACCCGAGCACGGGACACATGTCGATCGATGGCTGGCAGCCGACCGCCGTCGCCGCGACGGATCGCCGGAGGGGTCTCAAGCGCGACTGGCGAAGCGTCCGCGTTGGCGCGGCGATCGTCGCACCGGCGAGCGCATTCGAACTGCAGGTTCCGCGATAATGCAATGAACGGCCGTCGACTGTTGCCGGGGCTGCTGGCCCTCTGTCTCGGCGCGATACTCGCCCGAGCGCTCGCCGTCTCGCTGGGGTTCAACCGGCTCCTGCTCGCGATCGCGCTCGGGTTCGTCGCGACGAACGCCGCAGGTATTCCCGACCGCCTCGAGCCCGGGATCGCGACGCACGGCCTGTGGCTGGCCGGGGGAATCGTGCTCATGGGCGCCTCGATCTCGCTCGGGACCGTCCTCGAGGTCGGCGGACTCGTCCTGCTGCTCGTGGTCGGCGTGACCGCCACGACGCTGCTCGCTGTCGAATTCCTCGCGCGCAACGTGTTTGGGCTGGCCGATCGGATGGGGTCGCTGCTCGCGGCCGGCGCCAGTATCTGCGGCGTCTCGGCGGTCGTCGCGGTCGCGGGTGCCGTCAGCGCCCGCGAGGAACAGATCGCCTACGCGGCCGCGACGGTCCTCCT comes from Haloterrigena salifodinae and encodes:
- a CDS encoding HalOD1 output domain-containing protein; translated protein: MHGNPTHSPASQSRSPSVYRATHDPDGSARLSTTVSHALADCMGTDVTDGYVSLYDAIDPEALDRLFRPRHDGRQRSGGSLDFTVRDHYVTVSSDGEILIEPPAKR
- a CDS encoding acyltransferase, whose protein sequence is MTKRYVSLPGEAEAGMREFIDEVDRRLSSDEDTCSVVEDVLIDLSGDREAYERWQDGESVSPAERVRLQSYDPCNTTLESEYYAEKDEEKFRRSKHLQWLWRQFDSLPIADNVEFALRFRRMLADHLFEDCGDGCRFFKGISFTYGHNITIGDNTIVHDDVHLDDRGKLTIGDRVSISDGVHIYSHDHDVVDQTEVRNYHTIVEDDVRLTYDAMVRAGCKVSENAIVGARGIVQNDVPAHHIAIGTPAKSVKIKPGWEDAATPIDEAGVNRQEQRRIEYDLPDDLEVFDEFQRDLR
- a CDS encoding NADH-quinone oxidoreductase subunit D; the protein is MSEQRQRKPKGIDPEYDHLREDGVDEERLESLLSEYTLRRDEHENAPGFVIRPDDIQEVLALLRDEAGFDHLSCITPQEYEDRYESILHLTKYGNRTHEVTLVVQLPKHDPVCQTAEPVFRTADWHEREAFDLVGIEYEGHPNPRRILLPETWQGHPLALDYDQEKPQVVKYTEHANPIQPDHHEAESDTMFLNIGPHHPATHGVLHLETVLDGETVVDVDPDIGYLHRCEEQMCQNGTYRHQIIPYADRWDYTANLPNEWAVARAIEDLADIEVPEYAQILRTMSVEFGRMLGHFLAVSTFALDVYGDFTAIFQYGMRDREVVQDILEDLTGQRMMFYFFRLGGVAWDLPEPREEWIEKCRDFLDELPSKVDEYHDLLTGNEIFQLRTINTGVLEPEVAKDYGCTGPVARGSGIDYDVRRDDPYGYYDELEWDVVTEDSCDNHARVLVRLREVEESAKIIEQCLDLLEDWPEDERTVQSNVPRTLKPDAGTETYRAVEIAKGELGVYVRSDGSNSPARFKIRSPCFHNLSALPEMANGEYVADLIASLGSLDIVLGSVDR
- a CDS encoding DUF7577 domain-containing protein codes for the protein MELWGWLIGYVVLFALLHLVLYYVYLRGDDGDSTGSPSFADPDRASSRTPPGPDRYPRAVDDIGDPDDPEGDYDLEFDGETIRCPHCGVRNEADQTFTYCWNCISALRR